Proteins from a single region of Pseudodesulfovibrio portus:
- a CDS encoding DEAD/DEAH box helicase, whose product MTFQTFSFDSRIEAGIKSCGYAVPTPIQEQAIPLVLEGHDVMGLAQTGTGKTAAFALPLLQKIISCTSRQRTPRVLILAPTRELALQITEDFNSLGRRTGIRSCAVIGGVAMGQQIRACKTSQVIVACPGRLVALTSRMGVVNLGTIDTLVLDEADRMLDMGFMPDIKRVIAQLPAKRQNLLFSATMPKDIRLLANKILNNPKTVQVANTSPVASVNHVFYKTHTSQKNALLENLLSRAEHKSMLIFTRTKHKARDLSRKLSQRGWDTTFLQGNMSQNQRQRALDGFRKGRFSIMVATDIAARGLDCDRITHVVNYDMPDTVETYTHRIGRTGRAGRSGNAITLVTQADIGQVRAIERAMKITVKPEVPSGFEPQANAPEPRSESRPYPTGKGNARNGRRNKRRPARAAA is encoded by the coding sequence ATGACTTTTCAGACCTTTTCCTTTGACTCCCGCATCGAAGCGGGCATCAAATCCTGCGGCTATGCCGTGCCCACTCCCATCCAGGAGCAGGCCATCCCCCTCGTCCTCGAAGGACACGACGTCATGGGGCTGGCCCAGACCGGCACCGGCAAGACCGCTGCCTTTGCCCTGCCCCTGCTGCAGAAGATCATCTCCTGCACCTCCCGGCAGCGCACCCCGCGCGTCCTGATCCTGGCGCCGACCAGGGAACTGGCGCTCCAGATCACCGAAGACTTCAACTCCCTCGGCCGGAGAACCGGCATCCGCAGCTGCGCCGTCATCGGCGGTGTGGCCATGGGCCAGCAGATCCGGGCCTGCAAGACCTCCCAGGTCATCGTGGCCTGCCCCGGACGGCTGGTTGCGCTCACCTCCAGGATGGGCGTGGTCAACCTCGGCACCATCGACACCCTGGTCCTCGACGAAGCGGACAGGATGCTCGACATGGGCTTCATGCCGGACATCAAGCGGGTCATCGCCCAGCTCCCGGCCAAGCGGCAGAACCTGCTCTTCTCCGCCACCATGCCCAAGGACATCAGGCTCCTGGCCAACAAGATCCTGAACAACCCCAAGACCGTCCAGGTGGCCAACACCTCTCCCGTGGCCAGCGTGAATCACGTCTTCTACAAGACGCACACCAGCCAGAAGAACGCACTGCTGGAAAACCTGCTCTCCAGGGCCGAACACAAGAGCATGCTCATCTTCACCCGCACCAAGCACAAGGCCAGGGACCTGTCCCGCAAGCTCTCCCAACGGGGCTGGGACACGACTTTCCTGCAGGGCAACATGAGCCAGAACCAGCGCCAGCGGGCTCTGGACGGCTTCCGCAAGGGCCGCTTCTCCATCATGGTCGCCACGGACATTGCGGCGCGCGGCCTCGACTGCGACCGCATCACCCACGTGGTCAACTACGACATGCCCGACACGGTGGAAACCTACACCCACCGCATCGGCAGGACAGGCCGCGCAGGCCGCTCCGGCAACGCCATCACCCTGGTCACCCAGGCCGACATCGGCCAGGTCCGGGCCATCGAGCGGGCCATGAAGATCACGGTCAAGCCCGAGGTCCCCAGCGGCTTCGAGCCCCAGGCCAATGCTCCCGAGCCCCGGAGCGAATCACGCCCCTACCCGACGGGTAAAGGCAACGCCCGCAACGGGAGGCGCAACAAGCGCCGTCCCGCAAGGGCCGCAGCCTAG
- a CDS encoding ABC transporter ATP-binding protein, which produces MNTKEELLVTTNLVKHFPLKGTDRVVHAVDGVNLTLNRGETLSVVGESGCGKSTLARLCIHLLEPTGGTVHVNGHDLTSLSSRELQADRRQMQLVFQDPFASLNPRRTVAQTLIEPMVIHNVGTHAERRARMQELLETVGLKPEMADRYPHEFSGGQRQRIGIARAIALRPELVVLDEPVSALDVSIQSQILNLLVELRERMALTYMFISHDLAVVKHISDRVAVMYLGQIVETAHTDGLYDRPLHPYTRALLSAIPVADMGKRARRTRLGGDIPDPSRPPEGCRFCPRCPQAMDRCKTEPPRERNLGTKNSPHYVRCHLYND; this is translated from the coding sequence ATGAATACCAAAGAAGAACTCCTGGTGACCACCAACCTGGTCAAGCATTTCCCGCTCAAGGGCACGGACCGGGTCGTGCACGCCGTGGACGGCGTGAACCTGACGCTCAACCGGGGCGAGACCCTGAGCGTGGTCGGCGAGTCCGGCTGCGGCAAGTCCACCCTGGCCCGGCTGTGCATCCACCTGCTGGAGCCCACCGGCGGCACCGTGCACGTGAACGGCCACGACCTGACCTCCCTGAGCAGCAGGGAGTTGCAGGCGGACCGGCGGCAGATGCAGCTCGTGTTCCAGGACCCGTTCGCCTCGCTCAACCCGCGCCGCACCGTGGCCCAGACCCTGATCGAGCCCATGGTCATCCACAACGTGGGCACCCACGCCGAACGCAGGGCGCGCATGCAGGAGCTGCTCGAGACCGTGGGGTTGAAGCCGGAGATGGCCGACCGCTATCCCCATGAATTTTCCGGCGGCCAGCGCCAGCGAATCGGCATTGCCAGGGCCATCGCCCTGCGCCCGGAGCTGGTGGTCCTGGACGAGCCGGTCTCGGCCCTGGACGTGTCCATCCAGTCCCAGATCCTCAATCTTCTGGTGGAACTGCGGGAAAGGATGGCCCTCACCTACATGTTCATTTCCCACGACCTGGCCGTGGTCAAGCACATCAGCGACCGGGTGGCCGTCATGTACCTCGGGCAGATCGTGGAGACCGCGCACACCGACGGGCTCTACGACCGCCCCCTGCACCCGTACACCCGCGCCCTGCTCTCGGCCATCCCCGTGGCGGACATGGGCAAGCGCGCCCGGCGCACACGGCTCGGCGGCGACATCCCCGACCCCTCGCGTCCCCCGGAAGGCTGCCGATTCTGCCCGCGCTGCCCCCAGGCCATGGACCGCTGCAAAACCGAACCGCCCAGGGAACGGAACCTCGGCACCAAGAATTCGCCCCACTATGTGCGCTGCCACCTCTATAACGACTAG
- a CDS encoding ABC transporter ATP-binding protein yields the protein MNSNTTLPEQSLGTAPADTNILEVDDLTVGFHTDDGDIRVLDKISYHVPSGETVGLVGESGCGKSVSVMTLMGLLPSPPSFVDNGAIRFRGKDLLQASNKELRSIRGRDIGMIFQEPMTSLNPTFTIGWQLAEPLRIHLGHSKDRAREECLKLLDMVGIGGGEKRLRQTPHQLSGGLRQRVMIAMALACRPGLLIADEPTTALDVTIQAQILELLAELQADLNMSVLMITHDLGVVAETCSYVYVMYAGRIVEHGPIDRLFEHPSHPYTKGLMISIPRLDEVRKWLPTIPGTVPSPHQRGKGCYFAARCGECTPRCIEEAPAMTAIHESNGQSHCVACWKYLPR from the coding sequence TTGAACTCTAATACGACCCTGCCGGAGCAGTCCCTCGGGACTGCTCCGGCAGACACCAACATTCTCGAGGTGGACGACCTGACCGTCGGCTTCCATACCGACGACGGCGACATCCGCGTGCTGGACAAGATCAGCTACCACGTCCCCTCCGGGGAGACCGTGGGGCTGGTCGGCGAATCCGGCTGCGGCAAGTCGGTCAGCGTCATGACCCTCATGGGACTGCTCCCGTCGCCGCCCAGCTTCGTCGACAACGGGGCCATCCGGTTCCGGGGCAAGGACCTGCTCCAGGCCTCGAACAAGGAGCTGCGCTCCATCCGGGGCAGGGACATCGGCATGATCTTCCAGGAGCCCATGACCAGCCTGAACCCCACGTTCACCATCGGCTGGCAGTTGGCCGAACCGTTGCGCATCCACCTGGGCCACTCCAAGGATCGGGCCCGCGAGGAGTGTTTGAAGCTGCTCGACATGGTGGGCATCGGCGGCGGGGAAAAACGCCTCAGGCAGACGCCGCACCAGTTGTCCGGCGGGTTGCGCCAGCGGGTGATGATCGCCATGGCCCTGGCCTGCCGTCCCGGCCTGCTCATCGCCGACGAGCCGACCACCGCCCTCGACGTAACCATCCAGGCGCAGATCCTGGAACTGCTGGCCGAGCTGCAGGCGGACCTGAACATGTCCGTGCTCATGATCACACACGACCTCGGCGTGGTGGCCGAGACCTGCTCCTACGTCTATGTCATGTACGCGGGCCGAATCGTTGAGCACGGCCCCATCGACCGGTTGTTCGAGCATCCCTCGCACCCGTACACCAAAGGGCTGATGATCTCGATCCCGCGCCTGGACGAGGTGCGCAAGTGGCTGCCGACCATTCCCGGCACCGTGCCCAGCCCGCACCAGCGCGGCAAGGGGTGCTACTTTGCCGCCCGATGCGGGGAATGCACGCCCCGCTGCATCGAGGAGGCCCCGGCCATGACCGCCATCCATGAATCAAACGGGCAATCCCACTGCGTTGCCTGCTGGAAATACCTACCGCGATGA
- a CDS encoding acetamidase/formamidase family protein, which yields MQSNSIEKKHLHFGWDNAITPVMAVAPGSVVEFDTLDAGGGQLNRNSTLEDVSKFDFDKVNPTFGPVFVEGAEPGDALKVTVMDLKLEGWGWTANIPGFGLLADRFDQPALHIWEFDPACTAPAEFKGGAKVPLKPFPGIMGNALPEAGCHSVVNPRKFGGNMDTRDMNVGTEILIPVGVPGALFSCGDGHAAQGDGEICGTAIEAPMAMTLKLDLVKGANLNFPQFTTTGPVSSHFDKAGYDVTMAMGEDLMECARNCVGDMVDKLAAEKGLAPVDAYMLCSVCADLRISEIVDMPNWIVSCYFPRIVFEL from the coding sequence ATGCAGTCCAATAGCATCGAAAAGAAACACCTCCACTTCGGTTGGGACAACGCCATCACCCCCGTGATGGCCGTTGCCCCCGGAAGCGTGGTGGAATTCGACACCCTGGACGCCGGCGGCGGCCAGCTGAACCGCAATTCCACCTTGGAAGACGTCTCCAAGTTCGATTTCGACAAGGTCAACCCGACATTCGGTCCCGTCTTTGTCGAGGGCGCCGAGCCCGGAGACGCATTGAAAGTAACCGTCATGGACCTGAAGCTCGAAGGTTGGGGATGGACCGCAAACATCCCCGGCTTCGGCCTCCTGGCCGACCGCTTCGACCAGCCCGCGCTGCACATCTGGGAGTTCGACCCCGCCTGCACCGCGCCCGCCGAGTTCAAGGGCGGAGCCAAGGTGCCGCTCAAGCCGTTCCCCGGCATCATGGGCAACGCCCTGCCCGAGGCGGGCTGCCACTCGGTGGTCAACCCGCGCAAGTTCGGCGGCAACATGGACACCCGCGACATGAACGTGGGCACGGAAATCCTGATCCCGGTCGGTGTCCCGGGCGCGCTCTTCTCCTGCGGAGACGGGCACGCCGCCCAGGGCGACGGCGAAATCTGCGGCACGGCCATCGAGGCCCCCATGGCCATGACCCTGAAACTGGACCTGGTGAAGGGCGCAAACCTGAACTTCCCGCAGTTCACCACCACGGGCCCGGTTTCCAGCCACTTCGACAAGGCCGGGTACGACGTGACCATGGCCATGGGCGAAGACCTCATGGAGTGCGCCAGGAACTGCGTCGGCGACATGGTCGACAAGCTGGCTGCGGAAAAGGGTCTCGCCCCCGTTGACGCCTACATGCTGTGCAGCGTGTGCGCAGACCTTCGCATCAGTGAAATCGTGGACATGCCCAACTGGATCGTGTCCTGCTACTTCCCGAGGATCGTCTTTGAACTCTAA
- a CDS encoding ABC transporter substrate-binding protein, with protein sequence MKKRVLFLAALAVLMMAVPAMAIKAGGEAVVSYKEDVVTLDPAIGYDWQNWSIIKSLNARLMTYEAGTAKLVTDMAEDFTVSPDGLTYVFTLKKGVKFHNGREVKAGDVVYSLTRVVEPKTQSPAQGFYHSIKGYDDLVAGKTAELAGVTAPDDYTVKVELTSPDATVLHVLALNFSSVVPKEAVEKWGDDFGHHPVGAGAFKLAEWKLGQYLTMVRNPDYFVAGLPYLDKITIQIGLEPSVALLKLQRGEVDILGDSIPAARFVKIMQDPEWSKQVVSGSDLQTGYITMNVKMKPFDDVRVRQAVNMAVNKDRIVKMINNRAIPANQPLPPTMPGYDKAYKGYAFDVAKAKALLAEAGLADGFETELYCMNVDPNPRIAQSIQRDLAEIGIKVNIKSQSQGTVIAAGGEPDQAPMIWSGGMAWIADFPDPSNFYGPILGCGGAVKGGWNWSWYCNDEVEAMANKADAMSDPAKQADREKLWMETFIKIMDDAPWVPVFNETRFNMHSKNVSGDKKAFIDPVHIPFNYSYIYSNAVQ encoded by the coding sequence ATGAAAAAGAGAGTATTATTCCTGGCCGCCCTGGCCGTCCTGATGATGGCCGTGCCCGCCATGGCCATCAAGGCGGGCGGCGAAGCGGTGGTTTCCTACAAGGAAGACGTGGTCACCCTGGACCCGGCCATCGGCTATGACTGGCAGAACTGGTCCATCATCAAGTCCCTCAACGCCCGTCTCATGACCTATGAGGCAGGCACCGCCAAGCTGGTCACGGACATGGCCGAGGACTTCACCGTGTCCCCCGACGGCCTGACCTACGTGTTCACGCTGAAAAAAGGCGTGAAGTTCCACAACGGCCGCGAGGTCAAAGCCGGTGACGTGGTCTACTCCCTGACCCGCGTTGTCGAGCCCAAGACCCAGTCCCCGGCCCAGGGCTTCTACCACTCCATCAAGGGCTACGACGACCTGGTGGCGGGCAAGACCGCCGAACTGGCAGGCGTCACCGCGCCCGACGACTACACCGTCAAGGTCGAGCTGACCAGCCCCGACGCCACCGTGCTGCACGTGCTGGCGCTCAACTTCTCCTCCGTGGTCCCCAAGGAAGCCGTGGAGAAATGGGGCGACGACTTCGGCCACCACCCCGTGGGCGCAGGCGCGTTCAAGCTCGCCGAATGGAAACTCGGCCAGTACCTGACCATGGTGCGCAACCCCGACTACTTCGTGGCCGGTCTGCCGTACCTCGACAAGATCACCATCCAGATCGGCCTGGAGCCCTCGGTCGCCCTGCTCAAACTGCAGCGCGGCGAAGTGGACATCCTGGGCGACTCCATCCCTGCGGCGCGTTTCGTCAAGATCATGCAGGACCCCGAGTGGAGCAAACAGGTGGTCTCCGGTTCCGACCTCCAGACCGGCTACATCACCATGAACGTCAAGATGAAGCCCTTTGACGACGTGCGCGTGCGCCAGGCCGTGAACATGGCCGTGAACAAGGACCGCATCGTCAAGATGATCAACAACCGCGCCATCCCGGCCAACCAGCCCCTGCCCCCGACCATGCCGGGCTACGACAAGGCCTACAAAGGCTACGCCTTCGACGTGGCCAAGGCCAAGGCCCTGCTGGCCGAAGCCGGTCTGGCCGATGGTTTCGAGACCGAGCTGTACTGCATGAACGTCGACCCGAACCCCCGCATCGCCCAGTCCATCCAGCGCGACCTGGCCGAGATCGGCATCAAGGTCAACATCAAGTCCCAGTCGCAGGGCACGGTCATCGCCGCGGGCGGCGAGCCCGACCAGGCTCCCATGATCTGGTCCGGCGGCATGGCCTGGATCGCCGACTTCCCGGATCCGTCCAACTTCTACGGCCCGATCCTAGGCTGCGGCGGCGCGGTCAAGGGCGGCTGGAACTGGTCCTGGTACTGCAACGACGAGGTCGAGGCCATGGCCAACAAGGCCGACGCCATGTCCGACCCGGCCAAGCAGGCCGACCGCGAGAAACTGTGGATGGAAACGTTCATCAAGATCATGGACGACGCCCCGTGGGTCCCCGTGTTCAACGAAACCCGTTTCAACATGCACTCCAAGAACGTGAGCGGCGACAAGAAGGCCTTCATCGATCCCGTGCATATCCCGTTCAACTACAGCTACATCTACTCCAATGCAGTCCAATAG
- a CDS encoding ABC transporter permease, protein MLVTFLKRFSQSLGILLGVTVITFMLTYLIPADPVRMLAGRSASQETVENIRHQLGLDQPLPVQYGRYVVNLIQGDMGRSFKQKTEVTTLVLSRMPATLLLMAGAIFFELLIGIPAGIIGAVRRGRKSDNFFMMMSFMGVSAPQFVVGLIMLYLFAYRLEWLPLGGYGTLAHLVLPAVTLGITGGGWYSRMMRSSMIDVLLQDYIRTARAKGVSPWRVVMVHGMRNAVLPVIAMIGLDIGFFMAGAIVVESVYGWPGIGQLAWQAIQTIDIPVIMGVTLVAAIFIVLGNFLADLVMPLVDPRLRQN, encoded by the coding sequence ATGCTGGTCACCTTCCTCAAACGATTCAGCCAGTCCCTGGGCATCCTGCTGGGCGTGACGGTCATCACCTTCATGCTGACCTACCTCATCCCGGCGGACCCGGTACGCATGCTCGCGGGCCGAAGCGCCAGCCAGGAGACCGTGGAAAACATCCGCCACCAGCTCGGCCTGGACCAGCCCCTGCCCGTCCAGTACGGCCGCTACGTGGTCAACCTGATCCAGGGCGACATGGGGCGCAGCTTCAAGCAGAAGACCGAGGTGACCACCCTGGTCCTCAGCCGCATGCCCGCCACCCTGCTGCTCATGGCCGGGGCGATCTTCTTCGAACTGCTCATCGGCATCCCGGCGGGCATCATCGGTGCGGTCAGAAGAGGCAGGAAGTCGGACAACTTCTTCATGATGATGTCGTTCATGGGCGTCTCGGCCCCGCAATTCGTGGTCGGGCTGATCATGCTCTACCTGTTCGCCTACAGGCTGGAATGGCTGCCCCTGGGCGGCTACGGCACCCTGGCCCACCTGGTCCTCCCGGCGGTCACCCTGGGGATCACCGGCGGCGGCTGGTACTCGCGCATGATGCGCTCCTCCATGATCGACGTCCTCCTGCAGGACTACATCCGCACGGCCCGGGCCAAGGGCGTGTCCCCGTGGCGCGTGGTCATGGTCCACGGCATGCGCAACGCGGTCCTGCCGGTCATCGCCATGATCGGCCTGGACATCGGCTTCTTCATGGCCGGCGCCATCGTGGTGGAATCGGTCTACGGCTGGCCCGGCATCGGGCAACTCGCCTGGCAGGCCATCCAGACCATCGACATCCCCGTCATCATGGGCGTGACGCTCGTGGCGGCGATATTCATTGTTCTAGGCAATTTCCTCGCCGACCTGGTGATGCCCCTCGTGGACCCCAGGCTGCGACAGAATTGA
- a CDS encoding ABC transporter permease, producing the protein MNPRFKKAFGNLVVGTALVAVVLILIVTVFAPWIAPFDPAEQFFDGLTMEGMPLPPNHTYWLGTDLLGRDLFSRLVFGARTSLLIGLVANGIAVGIGSFLGIAAGYAGGPVATLINRFTDLMMAFPALLLAIALAAIFTPSLWIVALVIAMVNWVWVARVVYSQTASLRKSEFIEAVRSLGARWPRILFVHILPHLVPTMLIWATLGISTTVLLEATLSFLGIGVRPPTPSWGGIIFECQSYFIDAPWLVFFPGIAILSVALAFNILGDALRDALDPTQRGKS; encoded by the coding sequence ATGAACCCACGTTTCAAAAAAGCATTCGGCAATCTGGTTGTGGGAACCGCGCTCGTCGCGGTCGTCCTGATCCTGATAGTCACGGTCTTCGCCCCCTGGATCGCCCCATTCGACCCTGCGGAGCAGTTCTTCGACGGGCTGACGATGGAGGGCATGCCCCTGCCGCCCAACCACACCTACTGGCTGGGAACCGACCTCCTGGGCCGTGACCTGTTCTCCAGGCTGGTGTTCGGCGCGCGGACCTCGCTGCTGATCGGGCTGGTGGCCAACGGCATCGCCGTGGGCATCGGCTCCTTCCTCGGCATCGCCGCAGGGTACGCGGGCGGGCCGGTGGCGACACTCATCAACCGGTTCACGGACCTGATGATGGCCTTCCCCGCCCTGCTGCTGGCCATCGCCCTGGCCGCCATCTTCACCCCGAGCCTGTGGATCGTGGCCCTGGTCATCGCCATGGTCAACTGGGTCTGGGTGGCGCGGGTCGTCTACTCCCAGACGGCCTCGCTCAGGAAAAGCGAATTCATCGAGGCGGTCCGCTCACTGGGTGCGCGCTGGCCCCGCATCCTGTTCGTGCACATCCTGCCGCACCTGGTGCCGACCATGCTCATCTGGGCAACGCTGGGCATCTCCACCACCGTGCTGCTGGAGGCGACCCTGTCCTTCCTCGGCATCGGCGTGCGCCCGCCCACCCCGTCCTGGGGCGGCATCATCTTCGAGTGCCAATCCTATTTCATCGACGCGCCGTGGTTGGTCTTTTTCCCCGGCATCGCCATCCTGAGCGTGGCCCTGGCCTTCAACATCCTCGGCGACGCCCTGCGGGACGCCCTTGATCCCACCCAAAGGGGGAAAAGCTGA
- a CDS encoding ribonucleoside triphosphate reductase — translation MPIQIQKRDGCIETWSTKRIGNAIFKALKSSGIKDPLLADRLAGKVEKKLDGVDVPEQELVQDMVQQVLMEARLYKVAERYIVYREKRRELRSQNDAFLDIAGVTEGYLENVDWRVNENSNMVHSYQGLILHMAGAVQARYMLEKYPEEVRMAHTHGYFHIHDLSFGLAGYCSGWSLRDLLLEGFNLRDRCSSTPAKHFDAACGQMVNFLGTLQNEWAGAQAFNNVDTYLAPFIRRDGLGYREVKQQIQKLLHNLNATSRWGGQSPFTNFTFDFVPPSHIAKEAVIIGGELQDSTYGEYAEEMAMINRAFLEVMLEGDADGRIFSFPIPTYNVTEDFPWESEEGKLLLKMTAKYGAPYFQNFINSDLNPEDVRSMCCRLQMDLREIRKKTGGLFGAGDLTGSIGVVTLNLPKLAYLAHNEEDFFDLVSEYAQLAGESLEFKRKVVEKNLAAGMFPFSRRYLKNGFKGHFSTIGLIGGHEACMNLLGKGVDTPSGSRLMQRVLNQLRRMVVRFQEETGNLYNLEATPGEGTCYRLAKIDKDLYADIYTSGGDTPYYTNSTLLPVGASSDAFFALEHQNDLQTLYNGGTVFHTFLGEAAPSEESVKNFLLKAMSRTKIPYISVTPTFSICEDHGYLYGEHFNCPTCDKETEVYTRVVGYYRPVGRWNKGKQEEYRERVEYTQETFCKTA, via the coding sequence ATGCCCATTCAGATTCAAAAACGCGACGGATGCATTGAAACCTGGTCCACCAAACGGATCGGCAACGCCATCTTCAAGGCCCTCAAGAGCAGCGGCATCAAGGACCCCCTGCTCGCCGACAGGCTGGCCGGGAAAGTGGAGAAAAAACTCGACGGCGTGGACGTCCCCGAGCAGGAGCTGGTCCAGGACATGGTCCAGCAGGTGCTGATGGAGGCCCGGCTCTACAAGGTGGCCGAGCGCTACATCGTATACCGCGAAAAACGCCGGGAACTGCGCTCCCAGAACGACGCCTTCCTGGACATCGCGGGCGTCACGGAAGGCTACCTGGAAAACGTGGACTGGCGGGTCAACGAGAACTCCAACATGGTCCACTCCTACCAGGGGCTGATCCTGCACATGGCCGGGGCCGTGCAGGCCCGCTACATGCTGGAGAAATACCCCGAGGAAGTGCGCATGGCCCACACCCACGGGTACTTCCACATCCACGACCTGTCCTTCGGCCTGGCCGGATACTGCTCGGGATGGTCCCTGCGCGACCTGCTGCTGGAAGGCTTCAACCTGCGCGACCGCTGCTCCTCGACCCCGGCCAAGCACTTTGACGCGGCCTGCGGCCAGATGGTCAACTTCCTCGGCACCCTCCAGAACGAATGGGCCGGGGCCCAGGCCTTCAACAACGTGGACACCTACCTGGCACCCTTCATCCGCCGCGACGGGCTGGGCTACAGGGAAGTGAAACAGCAGATCCAGAAGCTGCTCCACAACCTGAACGCCACGTCCCGCTGGGGCGGCCAGAGCCCGTTCACCAACTTCACCTTCGACTTCGTGCCCCCGTCCCACATCGCCAAGGAAGCCGTCATCATCGGCGGCGAGCTGCAGGACTCCACCTACGGCGAGTACGCCGAGGAAATGGCCATGATCAACCGGGCCTTCCTCGAAGTCATGCTCGAAGGCGACGCGGACGGGCGCATCTTCTCCTTCCCCATCCCCACGTACAACGTGACCGAGGATTTCCCCTGGGAATCCGAAGAGGGAAAACTGCTGCTCAAGATGACGGCCAAGTACGGTGCGCCCTACTTCCAGAACTTCATCAACTCCGACCTCAACCCCGAGGACGTCCGCTCCATGTGCTGCCGACTGCAGATGGACCTGCGGGAAATCCGCAAGAAGACCGGCGGGCTGTTCGGCGCGGGCGACCTGACCGGCTCCATCGGCGTGGTCACCCTCAACCTGCCCAAGCTCGCCTACCTGGCCCACAACGAGGAAGACTTCTTCGACCTGGTGTCCGAGTACGCCCAGCTTGCCGGCGAGTCGCTGGAATTCAAGCGGAAGGTGGTTGAGAAGAACCTTGCTGCGGGCATGTTCCCGTTTTCCCGCCGCTACCTCAAGAACGGCTTCAAGGGCCACTTCTCGACCATCGGGCTCATCGGCGGCCATGAGGCGTGCATGAACCTGCTGGGCAAGGGCGTGGACACGCCGTCCGGCTCCCGGCTCATGCAGCGCGTGCTCAACCAGCTGCGCCGCATGGTCGTCCGGTTCCAGGAGGAGACCGGCAACCTCTACAACCTGGAGGCCACTCCGGGCGAGGGCACCTGCTACCGGCTGGCGAAAATCGACAAGGACCTGTACGCCGACATCTACACCTCCGGCGGCGACACCCCCTACTACACCAACTCCACCCTGCTGCCCGTGGGCGCCAGCTCCGACGCGTTCTTTGCCCTGGAGCACCAGAACGACCTGCAGACGCTCTACAACGGCGGCACCGTATTCCATACGTTCCTCGGGGAAGCCGCACCGAGCGAGGAGAGCGTGAAGAACTTCCTGCTCAAGGCCATGAGCAGGACCAAGATCCCCTATATATCGGTCACGCCCACGTTCTCCATCTGCGAGGACCACGGCTACCTGTACGGGGAGCACTTCAACTGCCCGACCTGCGACAAGGAAACCGAGGTCTACACCAGGGTCGTGGGCTACTACCGCCCCGTGGGCCGCTGGAACAAGGGCAAGCAGGAAGAATACAGGGAGCGCGTCGAATACACGCAGGAGACCTTCTGCAAGACGGCCTAG
- a CDS encoding acyltransferase family protein translates to MGIVRLLLAIAVFNSHFPLTDLPVVDGHEAVLAFFAISGFYMALILDGTYSSARSFYMGRFLSLYPIFAFAMSVSVALLVTLDIHPMATLDNVKSILAHPAGFLSMVSTAILPVGQELLFSFAITPENGLHFLTEAGRTGLWHSAPLIQAWSLSLETVFYALAPLLVVMRTRTLAWLVGLSLCAKVLVVAGGFLDVVFLKRFFPIEFWLFGSGILAYRFYKTLPETPALSDSLIFAALVTIIAMVGEAPPEAAPFALPLATLFSLPFVFRRFRDFSWDRVVGKVSYPFYLIHFTVIAIFETTMEEPLGWDILAVSLAAAVAVHALFAPGIGVLKQAVRLPLGDLPARARARFRNP, encoded by the coding sequence ATGGGAATCGTCCGCCTCCTGCTCGCCATTGCGGTTTTCAATTCGCATTTTCCGCTCACGGACCTGCCCGTGGTCGACGGGCACGAGGCGGTCCTGGCCTTTTTCGCCATCTCGGGCTTCTACATGGCCCTGATACTGGACGGGACGTACTCCTCGGCACGGTCGTTCTACATGGGACGGTTCCTGTCCCTGTACCCGATCTTCGCCTTTGCCATGTCCGTCAGCGTGGCCCTGCTGGTCACCCTGGACATCCACCCCATGGCCACCCTGGACAATGTGAAGAGCATCCTGGCCCACCCGGCGGGCTTCCTGTCCATGGTCTCCACCGCCATCCTGCCCGTGGGCCAGGAGCTGCTCTTCAGCTTCGCCATAACGCCCGAGAACGGGCTCCACTTCCTGACCGAGGCCGGGCGGACCGGGCTGTGGCACAGCGCCCCGCTCATCCAGGCGTGGTCCCTGTCCCTGGAGACCGTCTTCTACGCCCTGGCTCCCCTGCTGGTCGTCATGAGGACCCGGACGCTGGCCTGGCTCGTGGGCCTGAGCCTGTGCGCCAAGGTGCTGGTCGTGGCCGGCGGCTTCCTGGACGTCGTGTTCCTGAAGCGGTTCTTCCCCATCGAGTTCTGGCTCTTCGGCAGCGGAATCCTCGCCTACAGGTTCTACAAGACCCTGCCCGAGACCCCGGCCCTGTCCGACTCCCTGATCTTCGCGGCCCTCGTCACAATCATCGCCATGGTCGGCGAGGCCCCGCCGGAGGCGGCGCCCTTTGCGCTGCCCCTTGCCACCCTTTTCTCCCTGCCCTTCGTCTTCCGGCGATTCAGGGATTTTTCCTGGGACCGGGTCGTCGGCAAGGTCAGCTACCCCTTCTACCTCATCCACTTTACGGTCATCGCCATTTTTGAAACGACCATGGAAGAGCCCCTGGGATGGGATATCCTGGCGGTGTCCCTGGCCGCCGCCGTGGCCGTCCACGCCCTGTTCGCCCCCGGCATCGGCGTCCTGAAGCAGGCCGTGCGCCTGCCCCTAGGCGACCTGCCCGCCCGTGCCCGGGCGCGATTCCGAAACCCCTGA